The proteins below come from a single Holdemania massiliensis genomic window:
- a CDS encoding SDR family NAD(P)-dependent oxidoreductase, with translation MFDLTGKIAVVTGASSGLGADAARAYAKAGANVALLARRQDKLEALAQELRAEGIDALPVGCDVTDEASIEKAVETVIDHFGRIDILLNNAGVAVRGGVDTLSQEDWDRSMNINVKGIYLMCKYVIPHMKAQNYGKIVNISSVNALIGDKSDMFIRHAYNTSKAAVLGLTLGMACSYGQFNITVNAVCPGLFESEMTQNTLFKSEAFLQGYSAQCPMSRPGRRGEVSGPILFFSSDASSYVTGQHVVVDGGTSLV, from the coding sequence ATGTTTGATTTAACTGGAAAAATTGCTGTGGTAACCGGAGCGTCCAGCGGCTTGGGTGCAGATGCAGCCAGAGCGTATGCCAAAGCGGGTGCCAATGTGGCTCTGCTCGCCCGCCGTCAGGACAAATTGGAAGCCTTGGCTCAGGAGCTGCGGGCGGAAGGGATTGATGCGCTGCCGGTCGGCTGCGACGTTACGGATGAAGCCAGCATTGAAAAGGCCGTCGAAACCGTTATCGATCATTTTGGCCGAATTGACATTCTGCTCAACAACGCCGGAGTTGCGGTGCGCGGCGGTGTCGACACCTTGAGTCAGGAGGACTGGGATCGTTCGATGAACATTAACGTCAAAGGCATTTACCTGATGTGCAAGTATGTGATCCCGCACATGAAAGCTCAGAACTATGGCAAGATTGTCAACATCAGCTCGGTCAACGCGCTGATCGGCGACAAGAGCGACATGTTTATCCGTCATGCTTATAATACGTCCAAGGCGGCGGTGCTCGGTCTGACCTTGGGCATGGCTTGTTCCTACGGTCAGTTCAACATTACCGTCAATGCGGTTTGTCCGGGACTGTTCGAGTCGGAAATGACGCAGAATACGCTGTTTAAATCAGAGGCTTTTTTACAGGGCTACAGCGCTCAGTGTCCGATGAGCCGGCCGGGACGGCGCGGGGAAGTCAGCGGTCCGATTCTGTTTTTCTCCAGCGATGCGTCCAGCTATGTCACCGGTCAGCATGTCGTTGTTGACGGCGGAACTTCGCTCGTTTAA
- a CDS encoding heavy metal translocating P-type ATPase has product MKTEVYALPELDCPNCAMKVERQVGKIKGLNEVTVDFVHKKMIVEFEGDSKKEQIIQAVKKAEPDINVVEITDGKDRVRSNAQTENRDHHHEEECGCGHEHHHDHADCDGKHDHHHHEEGCGCGHEHHHDHADCDDKHDHHHYDESCGCGHDHYHEHADCDDKHEHHHHEKGCGCGHEHHHEHADCDGEHEHHHHEEGCSCGHDHEEIPTVDHSAVKGELKLRLAGLDCANCAAKIERAVNAMPEVEEASVTFSTETLLVDAKPSSDREALIEAITAVVKKLEPEVAVVEMKTGTKQPEPEVKPQSFFRQNAKLLIGIGFFIAGIILQAESYVFILFLISFLLIGGEVVYSAIRNVLQGEWFDETFLMSVATIGAFAIGDYKEGVAVMLFYQIGELFQSYAVNRSRKSIGSLMNIRAEYATVVRNGKEMRVDPENVMIGEMILIKPGERVPLDGILTEGETSLDTSALTGESLPRDAQSGDEILAGMVNLSGVVQVKVTKEFGESTVSRILELVENASSKKAPIERFITKFARVYTPTVVVAAILVAVIPPFLLQMGSFEVWLYRALTFLVVSCPCALVISIPLGLFAGIGGASRQGILVKGGNFLEILKDVDTVVFDKTGTLTQGTFSVTRIQPVHADADSLLQLAAYGEAYSNHPIARSIVAAYGQPIDNQAIRNYKEISGQGVEVEVSGRKLALGNTKLMQAQGLDCPAVEEIGTIIHVAQEGEYLGWLVISDVIKNTSAAAISQLKQAGVRNTVMLTGDNRKVAEAVAAQIGIDTVYAQLLPQDKVEQVETLLAAQPEGKKLAFVGDGINDAPVLARADLGVAMGGVGSDAAIEAADIVLMKDDPAALATAIQISRKTHAILRQNIIFSLAIKIGVLILTLFGKSNMWMGVFADVGVTLLAILNSMRALKVQ; this is encoded by the coding sequence ATGAAAACAGAAGTGTATGCGCTGCCTGAACTGGATTGCCCGAATTGTGCGATGAAGGTGGAACGCCAGGTTGGCAAAATTAAAGGCTTGAATGAAGTTACTGTTGACTTTGTTCACAAAAAGATGATTGTTGAGTTTGAAGGCGACTCTAAAAAAGAACAGATTATTCAAGCGGTGAAGAAGGCTGAGCCGGATATCAACGTCGTTGAAATAACCGACGGCAAAGATAGGGTAAGATCCAATGCTCAGACAGAAAATCGTGATCATCACCATGAAGAAGAGTGTGGCTGCGGTCATGAACATCATCACGACCATGCTGATTGCGATGGCAAACACGACCATCACCACCATGAAGAAGGCTGCGGCTGCGGTCATGAACATCATCACGACCATGCTGATTGCGATGACAAACACGACCATCACCACTATGATGAAAGCTGTGGCTGCGGTCATGATCATTACCATGAACATGCCGATTGCGATGACAAACACGAACATCATCACCATGAAAAAGGCTGTGGCTGCGGTCATGAACATCATCACGAACATGCTGATTGCGATGGCGAACATGAACATCACCATCATGAAGAAGGGTGCAGCTGCGGTCATGATCATGAAGAAATTCCAACCGTCGATCACTCTGCGGTAAAAGGCGAGCTGAAACTGCGTCTGGCAGGATTGGACTGTGCCAACTGTGCAGCTAAAATCGAGCGCGCAGTCAATGCCATGCCGGAGGTCGAAGAAGCTTCGGTCACATTCTCAACGGAAACGTTGCTGGTTGATGCCAAACCTTCCTCTGACCGTGAGGCCTTGATTGAAGCGATTACAGCTGTCGTGAAGAAACTGGAACCGGAAGTTGCGGTGGTAGAGATGAAAACGGGAACGAAACAACCAGAACCTGAAGTCAAGCCGCAAAGCTTCTTCCGGCAAAATGCCAAGCTGTTGATCGGAATTGGATTTTTCATCGCAGGAATTATCCTGCAGGCGGAAAGCTATGTCTTCATCCTCTTTTTAATCAGCTTCCTGCTGATCGGCGGGGAAGTGGTATATAGTGCTATTCGCAACGTACTTCAGGGAGAATGGTTTGATGAAACCTTCTTGATGAGCGTGGCGACGATCGGAGCTTTTGCGATCGGAGATTACAAGGAAGGCGTTGCGGTCATGCTTTTCTACCAGATCGGCGAATTGTTCCAGTCCTACGCTGTCAACCGATCCCGCAAATCCATCGGTTCGTTAATGAATATCCGGGCTGAGTATGCGACGGTTGTGCGGAATGGAAAAGAAATGCGGGTTGATCCGGAAAACGTGATGATCGGCGAGATGATCTTAATCAAGCCGGGTGAGCGGGTTCCGCTGGACGGCATTCTGACGGAAGGGGAAACGTCCCTGGATACCTCTGCCCTGACGGGGGAAAGTCTGCCGCGGGATGCGCAGAGCGGCGATGAGATTCTGGCAGGCATGGTCAATCTCAGCGGTGTTGTTCAAGTGAAAGTCACAAAAGAATTTGGCGAATCTACAGTTTCACGGATTCTTGAACTGGTCGAGAATGCCAGCTCTAAAAAAGCGCCGATTGAGCGCTTCATCACCAAGTTTGCTCGTGTTTATACGCCGACAGTGGTCGTAGCGGCGATTCTTGTCGCTGTGATTCCGCCGTTTCTGCTGCAGATGGGATCGTTTGAAGTCTGGTTGTATCGAGCTCTGACCTTCTTAGTTGTTTCCTGCCCGTGTGCTTTGGTTATTTCCATTCCTCTGGGGCTGTTTGCCGGAATCGGCGGCGCCAGCCGGCAGGGCATTCTGGTCAAGGGCGGAAACTTCTTAGAAATTTTAAAAGACGTCGATACGGTTGTCTTTGATAAGACCGGAACATTAACACAGGGAACTTTTTCCGTCACCCGAATTCAGCCTGTTCATGCGGATGCCGACTCCCTGCTGCAGCTGGCAGCTTATGGGGAAGCCTATTCCAATCATCCAATCGCCCGCTCGATCGTTGCGGCGTATGGCCAACCGATTGACAACCAGGCAATCCGCAACTATAAAGAAATTTCCGGACAGGGTGTTGAGGTTGAAGTCAGCGGTCGGAAGCTGGCACTGGGCAACACAAAACTGATGCAGGCGCAGGGTCTGGATTGTCCAGCCGTGGAAGAAATCGGAACGATCATCCATGTGGCTCAGGAAGGGGAATATCTGGGCTGGCTGGTTATCAGCGACGTGATCAAAAACACCAGCGCTGCTGCGATCAGCCAGCTGAAACAGGCAGGTGTCCGCAATACCGTAATGCTGACCGGTGATAACCGCAAGGTTGCGGAAGCGGTGGCTGCTCAAATCGGTATTGATACTGTCTATGCCCAGCTTTTACCTCAGGATAAAGTTGAACAGGTGGAAACGCTGCTGGCAGCTCAGCCGGAAGGCAAAAAGCTTGCGTTTGTCGGCGATGGCATCAACGATGCGCCGGTTCTGGCGCGGGCGGATCTGGGCGTCGCGATGGGCGGCGTCGGCAGTGATGCAGCGATTGAAGCCGCGGATATCGTTCTGATGAAAGATGATCCGGCAGCGCTGGCGACGGCGATCCAGATTTCCCGCAAGACTCATGCGATTCTGCGTCAGAACATAATTTTCTCTTTAGCGATCAAGATCGGTGTGCTGATTCTGACGCTGTTTGGCAAAAGCAATATGTGGATGGGTGTATTCGCTGACGTGGGAGTAACGCTATTAGCAATTCTCAACTCGATGCGAGCGCTGAAAGTTCAATAA
- the minD gene encoding septum site-determining protein MinD, with protein MARVIMITSGKGGVGKTTVCANLGIALASLGKKVCMIDMDLGLKNLDVMMGLENRVFYDLKDAVEGRCPLGRAMIQDKRCENLYLMAACRTVNIGRLKLEDLTTVVDQLRDQFDFILLDSPAGIERGFQYAMCCADEALVVVNLDIAALQDSDRVIGILLKEGKTTIRLVMNRVNPRYIEKGISLSVKEAADWLGLEVIGLVYEDENLIACNNRGIPMALKRSSITSQCYTVIAQRLLGEKAALPKFKEKNIIQKLFG; from the coding sequence GTGGCAAGGGTAATCATGATCACCAGCGGCAAGGGCGGCGTCGGCAAAACGACAGTCTGCGCCAACCTCGGCATCGCGCTGGCGTCATTAGGCAAAAAAGTATGTATGATCGACATGGATCTGGGTTTGAAAAATCTGGACGTGATGATGGGCTTGGAAAACCGTGTGTTTTATGATTTAAAGGATGCGGTTGAAGGCCGATGTCCACTAGGCCGGGCGATGATTCAGGATAAGCGCTGTGAAAATCTTTATCTGATGGCAGCCTGCCGAACCGTGAATATCGGAAGGCTGAAACTGGAAGATCTGACGACAGTGGTCGATCAGCTGCGGGATCAGTTTGATTTTATTCTGCTGGATTCGCCGGCGGGCATCGAGCGGGGCTTTCAATATGCGATGTGCTGCGCTGATGAAGCGCTGGTCGTTGTGAATCTGGATATCGCGGCTTTGCAGGACAGCGACCGCGTGATCGGCATTTTATTGAAGGAAGGCAAGACGACGATTCGGCTCGTAATGAACCGTGTTAATCCGCGTTATATTGAAAAAGGAATTTCCTTAAGCGTCAAGGAAGCCGCCGATTGGCTGGGCTTGGAGGTTATCGGGTTGGTTTATGAGGATGAAAATCTGATCGCCTGCAACAACCGCGGCATACCGATGGCATTGAAGCGCAGCTCAATCACTTCGCAATGCTATACCGTTATCGCTCAGCGCCTGCTGGGAGAAAAAGCAGCACTGCCGAAATTCAAGGAAAAGAATATTATTCAGAAACTGTTTGGTTAA
- the mreC gene encoding rod shape-determining protein MreC, whose amino-acid sequence MKLNRFQKILLWLIGITVSLSLILNVVSVTTPFSEISRQGYNAFSMIKYSLIDYPVTTVTDFFTSFSRLWQVRQENDLLRTQVDQIASLQAQLAESQRQIEELKQIAELKTIVSDYDLIPSTVLSRSQEAWNNLLTLDVGSADGVGLNYAVITPKGLIGKVTKVTEHTSTVKLITAEDGLNKVSVKIEIGEGKTVDAILEKYDSNEQGFVVKLLNSGATVTEQMRVVTSGMGEVFPSGLLVGNVSKVEELSNAVGMNIYVSPAADFQSFNYVCVVRRQGAAQ is encoded by the coding sequence ATGAAATTGAATCGTTTTCAAAAAATACTGCTTTGGCTGATCGGCATTACCGTTTCGCTTTCCTTGATTTTGAACGTTGTCAGCGTCACAACGCCATTCAGCGAAATCAGCCGGCAGGGGTATAACGCTTTTTCCATGATTAAATACTCATTGATTGATTATCCGGTAACGACGGTGACGGATTTCTTTACTTCTTTCTCCCGACTGTGGCAGGTCCGTCAGGAAAATGATCTGCTTCGGACGCAAGTTGATCAGATCGCCTCACTGCAGGCACAGCTTGCGGAATCGCAGCGGCAGATTGAAGAGTTAAAACAGATCGCCGAATTAAAGACGATCGTTTCCGATTACGATCTGATTCCTTCGACTGTTTTGTCCCGCTCTCAGGAAGCATGGAATAATCTGTTGACTTTGGATGTAGGCAGTGCCGATGGGGTTGGCTTAAACTATGCCGTGATTACGCCCAAGGGATTGATCGGCAAAGTAACGAAGGTTACTGAACATACGTCAACGGTCAAGCTCATTACGGCTGAGGATGGCTTAAATAAAGTGTCCGTAAAGATTGAAATCGGCGAAGGCAAGACAGTTGACGCAATTTTGGAAAAGTATGACAGCAATGAACAAGGTTTTGTTGTCAAATTACTCAACTCGGGAGCGACGGTGACTGAACAGATGCGCGTTGTCACCAGCGGTATGGGTGAAGTCTTTCCGTCCGGTTTGTTAGTCGGCAACGTCAGCAAGGTTGAAGAGTTAAGCAATGCCGTCGGCATGAATATTTATGTCAGCCCGGCCGCGGATTTCCAATCGTTTAATTATGTCTGCGTCGTTCGCCGCCAGGGGGCAGCGCAGTGA
- the radC gene encoding RadC family protein, with protein MYITTVREMPCEERPREKALQQGIEHCSNKEILALILRSGVPGTSSLMIAEELLHRSQGVAGLSRLTLKELMQIKGISQVRGLEILACFELARRISEERTRDIDVVSNPEALMGWLGREIGGKQQEHFLAIYLDAKNHILEHRLLFKGTLDASIVHPREVFKEALLASACRILVVHNHPSQDLTPSMADRIITQRLKETGELIGIELLDHLIVSTTQYFSFRAHGLLD; from the coding sequence ATGTACATCACAACCGTAAGAGAAATGCCCTGTGAAGAACGGCCGCGGGAAAAAGCACTGCAGCAGGGAATTGAGCATTGTTCCAACAAAGAAATATTGGCGCTGATCCTGCGCAGCGGTGTTCCCGGAACTTCCAGTCTGATGATCGCCGAGGAATTGCTGCACCGGAGTCAGGGTGTCGCAGGGCTGTCCCGTTTGACGCTGAAAGAATTGATGCAGATCAAAGGGATCAGTCAGGTTCGCGGCTTGGAAATTTTAGCTTGTTTTGAACTGGCGCGGCGGATCAGTGAAGAACGAACCCGTGATATCGACGTAGTTTCCAATCCCGAAGCCTTGATGGGCTGGCTAGGCCGGGAGATCGGCGGAAAGCAGCAGGAACATTTTTTAGCGATCTATCTCGACGCAAAAAATCACATTTTGGAACACCGGCTGTTGTTCAAGGGAACCCTGGATGCCAGTATTGTTCATCCTCGCGAGGTGTTCAAAGAAGCCTTGTTGGCGTCAGCCTGCCGTATTTTAGTCGTCCACAATCATCCATCGCAGGATCTGACTCCCAGCATGGCAGATCGCATTATCACACAGCGGTTAAAAGAAACTGGCGAACTGATTGGAATTGAGTTGCTGGATCATTTAATCGTCAGTACTACCCAGTATTTCAGCTTTCGCGCACATGGATTATTAGATTGA